One window of the Mytilus galloprovincialis chromosome 14, xbMytGall1.hap1.1, whole genome shotgun sequence genome contains the following:
- the LOC143058078 gene encoding uncharacterized protein LOC143058078, whose product MTSLWIKLQICVPSDHLNITKCYLCDSIRNPKDCHNTVDCHPNEICSVGAEVVVGGSGPFISYDLGCKQRTICKGLPTIQYRLVSLTSKCCNTTLCNDHYLDEIPTTVTSTTVINTMTDVCRNHPDVDCAYLMSINMCTAPVADRYCVEPCYNCIKTGQIPTRDPNTILG is encoded by the exons TACCGAGTGACCATCTAAACATCACGAAATGCTACTTATGTGACAGCATCAGGAATCCCAAAGATTGTCACAATACAGTAGATTGTCATCCAAATGAG atatGTTCTGTTGGTGCAGAAGTAGTTGTTGGTGGATCTGGACCGTTTATCAGTTATGATCTAGGCTGTAAACAGAGAACA atatgtAAAGGCTTACCAACTATACAATATCGCCTAGTTAGTTTAACATCAAAGTGCTGCAACACTACATTGTGCAACGACCATTACTTgg ATGAAATTCCGACTACAGTAACATCCACCACAGTAATAAATACTATGACAG ATGTATGTAGAAATCACCCGGATGTTGACTGTGCATACCTCATGTCAATCAACATGTGTACTGCTCCTGTAGCTGACCGATACTGTGTTGAACCATGTTACAACTGTATAAAGACCGGTCAAATTCCTACGCGTGATCCGAATACAATTTTGGGATAA